The Patescibacteria group bacterium sequence GCGAGATTTGTGGGAATGTAGTAAAAGTAATGGAAGTGGGAGCAGGCGAGTTGGTCTGTTGCGGTGTTCCTATGATTATTCAAGAAGACTAGATTTAATACCAAGATTAAACAAAAAGAGGTTATTTATAGCCTCTTTTTGTTTGTATTGACAAAAGTCCTATATTATTATAATATTTCTAAAGACTTAAAGAAAAAGTGAGTAGAGCCAATGGTTCTATTTTTATATTTAAAAATATGAGTGAAGTAAAAACTGAAGATACAACTGAGGAAACAACAGACGCAACTGCAGAGGTTGTTGAAGAAAAAGCCAGTGAAGAAGCTGGTGAAAAAGAAACTTTTCAAGAAGCTGAAAAAATGAATTTTGCCACCGATTTAAAACCGGGGATGACTATTCGTGTTTATCAAAAAATTAAAGAATTGAACATCAAAGGAGAAGAGAAAGAGAGAGTTCAATATTTTGAGGGAATAATTATTGCAAAAAAACATGGATCAGAAGTTGGCGCAACAATTACTGTTAGAAAGATTTCTAATGGAGTTGGCGTTGAAAAGATTTTCCCATTAAACTTGCCTACAATTGATAAAATTGAAATTAAGAAACAGGCTAGAGTAAGAAGAGCAAAGCTATTTTTCTTAAGAAGAGGATACAAGAAAAGATTCAAAGAAACAAAACTAGATTAGTCTGGATAGCGTGTCCTAGTAAGGGGCGTCTTTTACGAAAAACATACGCCGCAGTGCTGGAATTGGTAGACAGGCCAGCTTGAGGGGCTGGTGTTCGTATGATCGTAAGGGTTCAAGTCCCTTCTGCGGCACAAAAGAGAAAATTGTTTTGAGCGCGTGCGAGCGCGAAATACTTTTCCACATCGAAGATGTGGTAAAGTGCAAGTCCTCTCATCCGCACCCACCTTGCGCCAAGGCCACAATTGACAAGCGATTATGAGACATGATGGTTTTTGGAGAATAGTAGGGCCTGCCCTACGAAGCTTTAGCGAAGTAGGGACGCATAGCTCAGCTGGTTAGAGCACTTCGTTTACACCGAAGGGGTCCAAGGTTCGAATCCTTGTGCGTCCACAATATAAAACAACTCCCAAGTGGGAGTTGTTTTATATTGTGGAAGGATAAGATATGAAGAATCTTGATGTGTGATAAGTAATCGGAAATTTGGAGATGTCGCTTCTAGGCAAAAATAGTAGGAAATATTGTAAACATTTACGATTGAGTTGTTGGGGCTCGCCCCTTCGAATCCCCGCCCGACATGCAAGATGAGCTTGCGAGTCGTTGCGGGCAGGCTTGTGCGTCCACAAAACAAAAGAAACTGAATAAATTCAGTTTCTTTTGTTTTTAGAGGCATCTATAGAGTACCCTATGGGGTACTCTATTATTTTGTATAACAGTTGTATTAATAAATAAATTGAAAACTAAATAAAAAAAGTAAATATAGTTATACTGTAACTATTCCAAAGGAAATTATTGAAAAGTATGGATTCCTGTCCGTCTTTGGAAGAGAAAGTAAAACAGAAGTAAACCATTGGAGATAAAGGGAGAGGTGGTCTTGAAGTAAAAGATTGGTGGAGAATGTAGACTCCTGTATAGGAACTATTGTGAATGCAAGAAACAAGACCTGACCCCAGAAGTTCCAGAAGTTCCAGAAGTTTGAAGGTAAGCGTTATTTTCTGGGCCGTCCAGCAGAAGCTTTTCAGGCTATGAGAAATTTGGGATTGGGTATTTCGAATAGTAATTTTGAGAATTTATAGAGGTAGATAGTAAAAAACATATTAATGCAAAAAACAAGACTTGACCCCAAGTACCTTCTTTGTTTTATTTCAATTAATGCGAATGCAGTCTATCAGGGAGACATGTTTGCTGACTACGAAACGATCTGGTATTATCAAAACTTAATAGAAAATGAAACCACGAACGTTGATGTTACTGCATTTGTTTATACTTCAACTATTTCTCAAGTAAGGTTTGCCCCTAATACGATAGGAACATGGAAACTATCGTTGACAGGGACTAATCCTTTTTGGTATGCTCTACCCAGCGGTGCGGTTGAAGTGGCATGGAAGGACTCCCAAGGGGACGACCTGTGGCATGTTTTTACCGTTGAAAATGTGTTGTACGGGGTTTTTACCAACATTACGCTCAATAGCGGGAGTGCGAGCATCTCTTATC is a genomic window containing:
- the rplS gene encoding 50S ribosomal protein L19, producing MNFATDLKPGMTIRVYQKIKELNIKGEEKERVQYFEGIIIAKKHGSEVGATITVRKISNGVGVEKIFPLNLPTIDKIEIKKQARVRRAKLFFLRRGYKKRFKETKLD
- a CDS encoding desulfoferrodoxin FeS4 iron-binding domain-containing protein; its protein translation is MTKENEVYKCEICGNVVKVMEVGAGELVCCGVPMIIQED